A stretch of the Geovibrio thiophilus genome encodes the following:
- a CDS encoding molybdopterin-containing oxidoreductase family protein, protein MKLLNVSRRDFIKATIVAGTAVSVSSITNTGFVTSAAHAAEDSGTKIIRTNCRNCTADCGVLAHVKDGRVIKLEGDPEFERSAGALCPKALAGIQALYNPNRLKYPMERVGARGENKWRRVSWEEAIDKIARKLMEIRAKYGAESVFASTGGGGNPNFFTTCRVCNVFGTPNWFEPGAAQCYMPRTLIYGLVYGGGFSGGNTSYGDNNNVETFFYEEGKTKCVVLWAAAPSFSGPSQAGRILTELRVRGVKTVVVDPRFTSDASKADVWLPLRPGTDVALSLSWIRYILANNLYDKEFVMKWTNLPYLVDTKTKMFLKESDVKKNGRKDVYVVWDKKSNSAKAIEYPWDDKLSPALEGAYKVNNAECKTGFQLLKERAEPWTLEKAAETCWLRKQDIEKAINIYAKNTPGVLGHGVATDQFPNSTQAAHGTAILNMLLGNVEKPGAGLQRFDDKGVAGDGGFKVKTSPLVGFLPEKQLRKRLGGMEYKGMLHWWIAKPTSILDAMETGKPYKLKAWLERSGNKLGTVANSGRWVKALHNLDMIVHAYMYPTSFSAYADYLIPLNEWLETDFIVDSFNRMYARRAVTHLFETANEMWYYARLIKRMGELGHENCKRAFDPKETAPEIPFQDTWEKQLDAWCKAGFNMTWKEYTQKVPFEFAPMNEWRKHYVYLQKDPVTGKPAGFNTPSKKAELYLESLITLGRTGQPFSPYALPPASHDYDPLPFYMEPSENPKSAMAKDFPLVMTNGRLPYWHHLTLRNIPYLREIQPVAEIWVNPDDAVKYGVKQSDWVWVESLRGKINAKALLTEGIPKGVVYMERFWNPETLGTKTNGFREMNVNILSKETEPFNEVVGTYTLRGYQVKIYKADGAPKGVWTKAKEFEPWMPKASEPTKIVEL, encoded by the coding sequence ATGAAGCTGCTTAATGTCAGTAGACGAGACTTCATCAAGGCAACTATTGTTGCAGGAACCGCAGTATCCGTCAGTTCGATTACAAACACAGGTTTTGTTACATCAGCTGCCCACGCTGCGGAGGATTCGGGAACAAAGATTATCAGAACAAACTGCCGTAACTGCACCGCTGACTGCGGTGTTCTTGCCCACGTTAAAGACGGAAGAGTAATCAAGCTTGAGGGAGACCCCGAATTTGAAAGAAGCGCAGGGGCACTTTGCCCTAAAGCTCTTGCGGGTATTCAGGCTCTTTACAATCCTAACCGCCTTAAATACCCGATGGAGAGGGTCGGAGCCAGAGGCGAAAACAAATGGAGACGCGTATCATGGGAAGAGGCTATTGATAAAATAGCGCGCAAGCTTATGGAAATACGCGCAAAATACGGTGCTGAATCCGTATTCGCGTCAACTGGCGGCGGCGGAAACCCCAACTTTTTCACCACGTGCAGGGTCTGCAACGTTTTCGGAACCCCGAACTGGTTTGAACCCGGAGCCGCTCAGTGTTATATGCCCAGAACGCTCATATACGGGCTTGTTTACGGCGGCGGCTTCTCTGGAGGCAATACCAGTTACGGCGATAACAATAACGTTGAAACTTTCTTTTACGAAGAAGGCAAAACCAAATGTGTCGTCCTGTGGGCGGCAGCTCCGTCATTCAGCGGACCCTCACAGGCGGGGCGCATCCTCACCGAACTGAGAGTCAGAGGCGTAAAAACAGTTGTCGTAGACCCCCGTTTTACGTCCGATGCTTCTAAAGCCGATGTATGGCTTCCGCTGAGACCCGGAACAGACGTTGCTCTTTCTCTTTCATGGATAAGATATATTCTTGCAAACAATCTTTATGACAAAGAATTTGTCATGAAATGGACTAACCTGCCATATCTTGTCGATACTAAAACAAAGATGTTTCTGAAAGAAAGTGATGTGAAAAAGAATGGCAGGAAGGATGTTTACGTAGTCTGGGACAAAAAGTCCAACTCCGCGAAAGCAATTGAATATCCTTGGGACGATAAACTTTCTCCGGCTCTTGAGGGAGCATACAAAGTCAATAATGCGGAATGCAAAACCGGATTCCAATTATTGAAAGAAAGAGCTGAACCGTGGACTCTGGAAAAAGCTGCGGAAACCTGTTGGCTGAGAAAGCAGGATATTGAAAAAGCAATCAATATTTACGCAAAAAACACTCCGGGCGTTCTGGGTCATGGTGTGGCAACCGATCAGTTCCCCAACTCAACTCAGGCTGCGCACGGAACGGCTATTCTCAACATGCTCCTCGGTAATGTGGAAAAACCGGGCGCAGGTCTTCAGCGGTTTGATGATAAAGGAGTAGCGGGAGACGGCGGCTTTAAAGTCAAAACATCTCCGTTGGTCGGATTTCTGCCGGAAAAACAGCTCAGGAAGCGTCTGGGCGGAATGGAATACAAAGGCATGCTGCATTGGTGGATTGCCAAGCCCACCAGTATTCTGGACGCCATGGAAACCGGCAAGCCGTACAAGCTTAAAGCATGGCTTGAGCGTTCGGGGAATAAACTGGGGACAGTGGCAAACTCGGGAAGATGGGTTAAAGCACTTCATAATCTGGACATGATTGTTCATGCTTACATGTATCCGACATCATTTTCCGCGTATGCTGACTACCTTATTCCGCTCAATGAGTGGCTGGAAACCGACTTCATAGTTGACTCATTCAACAGGATGTACGCTCGCAGAGCCGTTACGCATCTGTTTGAGACAGCAAACGAAATGTGGTACTACGCCAGACTCATCAAACGAATGGGCGAACTTGGTCACGAAAACTGCAAAAGAGCCTTTGATCCCAAAGAAACCGCTCCTGAAATTCCTTTCCAAGATACATGGGAAAAACAGCTTGATGCTTGGTGCAAAGCCGGTTTCAACATGACATGGAAAGAGTATACTCAAAAAGTGCCTTTCGAGTTTGCCCCCATGAATGAATGGAGGAAACATTATGTTTATTTACAGAAAGATCCTGTCACAGGAAAGCCTGCGGGCTTTAACACGCCTTCCAAAAAAGCAGAGCTGTATCTTGAGAGCCTCATAACGCTTGGCAGAACCGGTCAGCCTTTTTCTCCCTATGCTCTTCCTCCCGCTTCGCATGACTATGATCCGCTTCCTTTTTATATGGAGCCGTCTGAAAATCCGAAAAGCGCAATGGCAAAAGACTTTCCTCTCGTTATGACAAACGGAAGGCTCCCCTACTGGCATCACCTTACCCTTCGCAATATTCCGTATCTCAGAGAGATCCAGCCTGTAGCTGAAATATGGGTTAACCCTGATGACGCGGTTAAATACGGCGTAAAACAGTCGGACTGGGTATGGGTGGAATCGCTGAGAGGTAAAATCAACGCAAAAGCTCTCCTGACAGAAGGCATACCTAAGGGAGTTGTCTACATGGAGCGTTTCTGGAACCCCGAAACCCTGGGGACTAAAACAAACGGTTTCAGAGAGATGAATGTAAACATACTCAGCAAGGAGACTGAGCCCTTCAATGAGGTTGTGGGTACATATACGCTCAGAGGCTATCAGGTAAAAATTTACAAGGCTGACGGTGCCCCGAAGGGCGTTTGGACAAAAGCTAAAGAGTTTGAGCCTTGGATGCCGAAAGCATCTGAACCTACAAAGATAGTGGAGCTTTAA
- a CDS encoding 4Fe-4S dicluster domain-containing protein, with protein MKKKTLVIDLDRCMGCYSCEISCKNENLIDLGVYYNKVQTMGPSGKFPDLEMYYLPTVCQSCKNAPCVEVCPTGASHINDDGVILVDKAKCIGCLACMSACPYGARSFNISTGVVEKCTLCDHLKAPDKPACVKACCARARFVGDIEDPESDVSKAIKAAGPENVHSLPDSGNAPTVRYILHNKTAKWINKPEWKFFPDAD; from the coding sequence ATGAAGAAGAAAACCTTGGTAATAGATCTTGACCGCTGCATGGGCTGCTATTCATGTGAGATCTCATGCAAAAACGAAAACCTCATTGATCTCGGTGTTTACTACAACAAAGTGCAGACGATGGGACCCTCCGGCAAGTTTCCCGATCTGGAAATGTATTATCTGCCGACAGTCTGTCAGTCGTGCAAAAACGCTCCATGTGTTGAAGTGTGCCCTACGGGAGCATCTCACATCAATGATGACGGCGTAATCCTTGTGGATAAAGCAAAATGTATCGGCTGTCTCGCCTGCATGTCTGCATGCCCGTACGGCGCGCGTTCGTTTAATATCTCAACCGGAGTCGTGGAGAAATGCACACTATGCGATCACCTTAAAGCTCCTGACAAGCCAGCCTGTGTGAAAGCGTGCTGCGCCAGAGCACGTTTTGTCGGAGATATTGAAGACCCTGAGAGTGATGTATCAAAAGCAATCAAGGCAGCCGGACCGGAAAATGTTCATAGCCTGCCGGATTCGGGCAACGCGCCGACTGTGAGATACATTCTGCACAACAAGACAGCCAAATGGATTAACAAGCCGGAATGGAAATTTTTCCCTGATGCCGACTGA
- a CDS encoding TorD/DmsD family molecular chaperone: MSNTAEYTDISINRSNMFSFLARLYKVEADESLIKSIIELPEMEEGTAEFIEGIKAMKSCLTGSRTDIVTELAVDYACVFLGAGKAETELSAYPYQSVYTSPKKLLMQDARDKVLAVYRKFGLDRSERYNEPEDHIFFELEFMSELCKRLYESEIKKEHAESLSLLKAQKAFITEHLLKWVPAFCRDVEKIAATGFYKGAAKVTSAYLHMDLAVTEELISDCTAGR; the protein is encoded by the coding sequence ATGAGCAACACAGCAGAATATACGGATATTTCAATCAACAGAAGCAATATGTTCAGCTTTTTGGCACGGCTTTACAAGGTTGAAGCTGATGAAAGCCTGATAAAAAGCATAATAGAACTTCCCGAGATGGAGGAAGGGACTGCTGAATTTATTGAAGGAATAAAAGCAATGAAAAGCTGCCTGACAGGAAGCCGCACTGACATTGTAACAGAGCTTGCAGTGGATTATGCGTGCGTTTTTCTGGGTGCCGGAAAAGCGGAAACCGAGCTTAGTGCCTATCCTTATCAGTCGGTCTATACCAGTCCGAAAAAATTACTGATGCAGGATGCCAGAGATAAGGTTCTTGCTGTTTACCGTAAGTTCGGATTGGACAGGTCGGAAAGATATAACGAACCGGAGGATCATATTTTCTTTGAACTTGAGTTTATGAGTGAGCTTTGCAAAAGGCTTTACGAAAGCGAGATCAAAAAAGAGCACGCAGAATCCTTATCACTGCTTAAGGCTCAGAAAGCATTTATTACAGAGCATCTGTTAAAATGGGTTCCGGCTTTTTGCAGAGACGTGGAAAAAATAGCCGCAACCGGTTTTTACAAAGGAGCTGCAAAAGTTACATCTGCGTATCTTCATATGGATCTGGCTGTCACGGAAGAACTTATATCTGACTGCACAGCGGGCAGGTAG
- a CDS encoding 4Fe-4S dicluster domain-containing protein — protein MSLLIIALMSVKKTFAGEAGGVLLRPPGAVAEDEFLARCNRCQKCVQVCPTRVILPASIKYGIVKMNTPYVSFKRSYCNSCLKCSEECPTGALRPVTKETLNIGLAVIVEKDCVAWDFTGCTVCVDKCPLKAIELDGSKRPVVIGDKCNGCGICEVACPAPSLRSHIRGKGIIVRNRAEEKISGGSVE, from the coding sequence GTGAGCTTGCTCATTATAGCGCTCATGTCCGTAAAGAAAACATTTGCCGGCGAAGCGGGAGGGGTTCTTCTCCGACCTCCCGGCGCCGTAGCGGAGGATGAGTTTCTCGCAAGGTGCAACAGGTGCCAGAAGTGTGTTCAGGTTTGTCCCACAAGGGTGATTCTGCCGGCGTCTATCAAGTACGGGATTGTGAAGATGAACACTCCTTATGTTTCTTTTAAGAGATCCTACTGCAACTCCTGTCTCAAATGTTCCGAAGAATGTCCCACAGGAGCGCTCAGACCTGTCACGAAGGAAACGCTTAATATAGGCTTGGCGGTCATTGTGGAAAAAGACTGCGTGGCGTGGGATTTTACCGGATGCACTGTGTGTGTTGATAAATGCCCCCTCAAGGCAATTGAGCTGGACGGAAGCAAAAGACCGGTAGTGATAGGGGATAAATGCAACGGATGCGGTATATGCGAAGTTGCCTGTCCGGCTCCCTCCCTACGTTCCCACATAAGGGGCAAGGGAATAATAGTCAGAAACAGAGCTGAGGAAAAGATTTCAGGAGGCTCTGTTGAGTAA
- a CDS encoding 4Fe-4S binding protein, with amino-acid sequence MSKIRLSEIRKYVLYGGTALILTGTAVSYGVGTYCSVCPVGFLQITAASGTVPVKMIPAVFIGVFAVYLLGRFFCSWLCTTTLLRTVSGTENKCRKCGTAESGYKGLMPYFVLAAALIFSFILGFPVFCLVCPVGLFFGVVYAFFRLFVVMEPSWNLIIFPAIIFSEIFILKKWCYFICPISAMFTLISKIPGIKFRPKVNQDTCQLSEGIPCSICRGVCPEGEEVLTDEKEMTEHCTNCMACKDACPTDSIVPGIYISGPMRKSVKK; translated from the coding sequence TTGAGTAAGATCAGACTTTCAGAAATAAGAAAATATGTTCTGTACGGCGGAACTGCGTTGATACTGACCGGAACCGCAGTGTCTTACGGCGTAGGAACCTATTGTTCCGTGTGTCCCGTGGGTTTTCTGCAAATAACAGCAGCGTCCGGAACGGTACCGGTCAAAATGATTCCCGCAGTTTTTATCGGTGTATTTGCTGTATACCTGCTGGGGCGTTTCTTCTGTTCATGGCTCTGTACTACAACGCTGTTGCGCACGGTCTCCGGTACAGAAAACAAATGCCGCAAATGCGGAACAGCGGAATCCGGATATAAAGGACTGATGCCGTATTTTGTTCTGGCTGCGGCGCTTATTTTCTCATTTATATTAGGGTTTCCCGTTTTCTGCCTCGTGTGTCCGGTTGGTCTGTTTTTCGGAGTTGTATATGCGTTTTTCAGGCTGTTTGTGGTTATGGAACCGAGCTGGAATCTTATTATCTTTCCGGCGATCATTTTTTCAGAAATTTTCATTCTCAAGAAATGGTGTTACTTCATATGCCCTATCTCCGCAATGTTTACGCTTATCTCCAAAATTCCCGGTATCAAGTTCAGACCAAAAGTTAATCAGGATACTTGTCAGCTCTCGGAAGGAATCCCATGCAGCATATGCAGGGGAGTATGCCCCGAAGGGGAGGAAGTATTAACTGATGAAAAAGAGATGACAGAACACTGTACAAACTGCATGGCTTGTAAAGACGCATGCCCCACTGATTCGATTGTACCCGGAATTTATATTTCCGGACCAATGAGAAAAAGTGTCAAAAAGTAG
- a CDS encoding SphA family protein — translation MKKQLDFKGLSVCQFVIVMMFMFCLTGAAVAQDYPLGSEGLKAATLPGPGFYYVMYNQYYTADDLKDADGDNIDNGFKARIFGMAHRFVFVTNKKILGADYGMNLIVPTVNLNVEISDFGVDESETGVGDITIEPFVLAWHKPRYDALLAAAVYLPTGDYDEKRGANIGSDHYTFQVSGGYTLYLDSERLWHLGFISRYEKHLENRATDVTFGDDIDIDYGFGRQIGLWDLGISGYAHWQITEDKGNDKTTEEKDRVFALGPEVQYTIPAVKGQVVLKYYKEFGARDTKEGDAFWLKLIKAF, via the coding sequence ATGAAAAAGCAATTGGACTTCAAAGGTCTGTCCGTCTGTCAGTTCGTCATTGTTATGATGTTCATGTTCTGCCTGACCGGTGCCGCGGTCGCGCAGGATTATCCCTTGGGCTCTGAAGGGCTCAAAGCGGCGACTCTGCCCGGTCCGGGATTTTACTATGTAATGTATAACCAGTATTACACCGCAGATGACTTGAAGGATGCCGACGGAGACAATATAGACAACGGCTTTAAAGCCAGAATATTCGGCATGGCACATCGTTTTGTGTTTGTTACAAATAAAAAGATTTTAGGCGCAGATTACGGAATGAACCTGATCGTGCCTACAGTCAATCTCAATGTTGAGATAAGTGATTTCGGTGTTGATGAATCTGAGACAGGTGTGGGTGACATTACAATTGAGCCTTTTGTGCTTGCATGGCACAAACCCAGATACGACGCTCTGTTGGCGGCGGCTGTCTATCTGCCCACGGGTGATTATGATGAAAAAAGAGGAGCGAACATAGGCAGCGACCATTACACGTTTCAGGTTTCAGGCGGCTACACTCTCTACCTTGACTCCGAAAGGCTCTGGCATCTTGGATTTATATCCAGATATGAAAAACATCTGGAAAACAGAGCGACAGATGTCACCTTCGGAGACGATATTGACATTGACTACGGATTCGGCAGACAGATCGGTCTGTGGGATTTAGGCATTTCCGGATATGCGCACTGGCAGATTACGGAAGATAAAGGAAATGACAAAACGACAGAAGAGAAAGACCGTGTATTTGCGCTGGGACCTGAAGTTCAGTACACTATTCCTGCGGTAAAAGGGCAGGTTGTGCTGAAGTATTATAAAGAATTCGGAGCGCGCGATACCAAAGAGGGTGATGCCTTCTGGCTTAAACTAATTAAAGCATTCTAG
- a CDS encoding MFS transporter, producing the protein MQKKIQRNNFILLFTINFLITFCFAVNDSFFPIFYKPLSSNALIFGLAFTLYSVSKILLSPAVGKLLDKYRADYVLLLSLFIYTAVSCLLCFVHNPAAILVIRIMQGTACAMFRPVIYYLLNIGLDGKRGRVMGMFDLSFYSALAIAPITGGFLLSSFDFVSIFLLMIFCCSASVILFVCFFNIASLVSGKNGGCTDPNLSMGLSVYLVMFYIFCRGWGISTVAVFLPLILNRADISPAKTGIVLSAATASTALLLPFTGRLADLFHKRSLIVVGGAAVSLLIPAFNAVSDYSHFLLLAVFSGIFSAISQPASSALVIEQVPKSQLGYAMGKFNVSLAMGFSCAPLFGQMVSPSGDPAAALMMSAALGVLSALFVLLYPIKTEKKVLSFE; encoded by the coding sequence ATGCAGAAAAAAATTCAGAGAAACAATTTTATTCTTCTTTTTACGATAAATTTCCTGATAACGTTCTGCTTTGCGGTGAACGACTCCTTTTTTCCGATTTTTTATAAGCCGCTCAGTTCTAACGCTTTAATATTCGGGCTGGCATTCACGCTTTATTCCGTCTCTAAAATTCTTCTCAGCCCCGCAGTCGGGAAGCTGCTCGACAAATACAGGGCGGATTATGTGCTGCTGCTCTCCCTGTTCATTTACACGGCGGTATCCTGTCTCCTATGCTTCGTACACAATCCGGCGGCAATACTTGTAATAAGGATAATGCAGGGAACAGCCTGCGCTATGTTCCGTCCTGTTATTTATTATCTTCTCAATATAGGTCTTGACGGCAAAAGAGGCAGGGTTATGGGAATGTTTGACCTGTCCTTTTATTCAGCACTGGCAATAGCCCCCATTACCGGAGGCTTTCTGCTCAGCAGCTTTGATTTTGTGAGTATTTTTCTGCTTATGATTTTCTGCTGCTCTGCCTCCGTCATATTATTCGTGTGTTTCTTCAATATTGCCAGTCTGGTATCCGGTAAAAATGGCGGGTGTACGGATCCGAATCTATCCATGGGACTATCTGTTTATTTAGTAATGTTTTATATTTTTTGCAGAGGATGGGGTATATCAACAGTAGCTGTTTTCCTTCCGCTGATTCTTAACAGAGCAGACATAAGCCCCGCAAAAACAGGGATAGTTCTGAGTGCGGCAACGGCTTCGACCGCATTGCTGCTTCCCTTTACAGGCAGACTTGCGGATTTGTTCCATAAGAGAAGTCTCATAGTGGTAGGCGGTGCCGCAGTATCTCTCTTGATTCCTGCCTTCAATGCTGTTTCCGACTACTCCCATTTTCTTTTGCTTGCGGTTTTCAGCGGAATATTCAGCGCAATTTCTCAGCCGGCATCATCAGCTCTGGTAATAGAACAGGTTCCGAAGAGTCAATTAGGATATGCTATGGGAAAGTTCAATGTCTCTCTGGCAATGGGCTTCAGCTGTGCTCCCTTATTCGGGCAGATGGTCAGTCCGTCGGGGGATCCGGCTGCTGCACTGATGATGTCAGCGGCACTCGGCGTGCTTTCCGCTCTGTTCGTTCTCTTATACCCCATCAAAACCGAAAAAAAAGTATTGAGCTTTGAATAA
- a CDS encoding PAS domain-containing sensor histidine kinase → MNTETVNNISNLKTENESLRRELAVLKRRYEDLENRELETSLLLEELPLGEIVLDKDAKFIAYNTKFANLLGYSKEELIGKDFSVVLAEGLEQHAKTFPVFRNVGVDINLTWKMRKKDGDVVTTVLYAKAKFAKSGNFVYGRGYIVDISDKVALIEALRKSEREKTLILESMSECVAYYGKDMRVIWANNNAASILQRTIPDILGKTCKDFCNKDRDYCRFCPVTLSLTNLTPQSDEINIDENAQITMAVHPVINDKGEFDGMVQMVTDITERKMLEKRLSDASNFERRKVGQDIHDGLSQTMTGIVFMASALQAELESRKSTLAKDAEDIVFYTKNALSTLRGLIQGLCPVGIDPQGLISALRNLTENIESVYRIKCRFICDDSIIVSNYDVANHIYLIAQESACNAAKHSQCSKLTITFKRIRTNIKLSIEDNGIGIEGDLRKCKGMGIRIIKNRAMAIKGLFSLKTSPAFGTKVSVVLPENNLNNTAERNNEG, encoded by the coding sequence ATGAATACTGAAACTGTGAACAATATTTCAAATTTAAAGACAGAGAATGAATCTTTGCGCAGAGAACTTGCGGTATTGAAAAGGAGATACGAGGATTTGGAAAACAGGGAGCTTGAAACGTCTCTCTTGCTGGAAGAATTGCCTTTGGGCGAGATAGTTCTGGATAAAGACGCAAAGTTCATTGCCTATAATACAAAATTTGCAAATCTTCTGGGGTATTCTAAAGAAGAATTGATAGGTAAAGATTTCAGTGTTGTCCTTGCGGAAGGACTGGAGCAGCATGCAAAAACTTTTCCTGTGTTTAGAAATGTCGGTGTGGATATAAATCTTACGTGGAAAATGAGAAAAAAAGACGGTGATGTGGTTACGACTGTTCTCTACGCCAAGGCGAAGTTTGCTAAGAGCGGTAATTTTGTTTATGGCAGAGGCTACATTGTAGATATTTCAGATAAAGTTGCGCTTATTGAAGCTCTCCGGAAATCGGAAAGAGAAAAAACGCTGATACTTGAATCCATGTCCGAATGTGTTGCCTACTATGGAAAAGACATGCGGGTTATATGGGCAAACAACAATGCTGCGTCTATTCTTCAGAGAACCATTCCCGATATACTCGGTAAAACATGTAAGGACTTCTGCAATAAAGATAGAGATTACTGCCGCTTTTGCCCTGTGACGCTTTCCCTCACAAATCTTACTCCGCAGAGTGATGAAATCAATATAGATGAAAACGCCCAGATAACTATGGCAGTCCACCCTGTGATCAATGACAAAGGGGAATTTGACGGCATGGTGCAGATGGTAACGGACATAACTGAAAGGAAGATGTTGGAAAAGCGGCTTTCAGACGCATCAAACTTTGAACGCAGGAAAGTAGGACAGGATATACATGACGGGCTCAGCCAGACTATGACCGGTATCGTCTTTATGGCTTCCGCACTTCAGGCTGAACTTGAGTCAAGAAAAAGCACTTTGGCAAAAGATGCCGAAGACATTGTATTCTATACAAAAAACGCACTCAGCACTTTGAGAGGTCTTATACAGGGTCTCTGTCCGGTCGGCATAGATCCGCAAGGGCTTATCAGCGCTTTGCGCAATCTCACTGAAAATATCGAATCAGTATACAGGATTAAATGCAGGTTTATCTGTGATGATTCAATCATTGTATCTAATTATGACGTGGCTAATCATATATATCTTATTGCTCAGGAATCAGCATGCAACGCTGCCAAGCACAGTCAATGTTCCAAGCTGACAATTACTTTTAAAAGAATCAGAACAAATATAAAACTTTCCATAGAAGATAACGGAATCGGTATAGAGGGTGATCTCCGCAAGTGTAAGGGCATGGGAATCAGAATAATCAAGAACAGAGCTATGGCAATAAAGGGTTTGTTTTCTCTGAAAACCAGCCCTGCGTTTGGGACAAAGGTATCGGTAGTTTTACCGGAGAATAATCTGAATAATACTGCGGAGAGAAATAATGAAGGATAG
- a CDS encoding response regulator, which produces MKDSYKVFIVDDHAVVREGLSRLIEQENDLTVCGNSEDGYGLMKAMETCRPDVIVVDLSLEKSSGLDVVKNVKSFYPDTNIIVLSMHDEQIFAERSMRAGASGYIMKCEKPKELINAIRKVAKGKLYISDKMTTLLLHKAINLKENDNRDLIETLSDREFQVFQLIGKGVCTKEIAEMLNLSSKTIDSFREKIKHKMNFSNSSELVQFAIKWVNLNNIS; this is translated from the coding sequence ATGAAGGATAGCTACAAAGTATTTATAGTCGATGACCACGCAGTGGTAAGAGAGGGGCTCAGCAGGCTCATTGAGCAGGAGAATGACCTCACTGTCTGCGGCAATTCCGAGGATGGCTACGGCTTAATGAAAGCTATGGAAACATGCAGACCTGATGTGATTGTGGTTGATCTTTCCCTCGAAAAATCAAGCGGACTTGATGTGGTTAAAAACGTTAAAAGTTTTTATCCTGATACTAATATAATTGTTCTTTCCATGCACGATGAGCAGATTTTTGCAGAAAGATCAATGAGGGCAGGTGCGTCAGGCTATATTATGAAATGTGAAAAGCCGAAGGAACTGATAAATGCGATAAGAAAGGTTGCTAAAGGCAAGCTGTATATCAGCGATAAAATGACAACACTTCTTCTCCATAAAGCAATAAACCTCAAGGAAAATGACAACAGGGATCTGATAGAAACTCTGTCAGACAGAGAGTTTCAGGTTTTTCAGCTTATCGGAAAAGGAGTATGCACAAAAGAAATAGCAGAAATGCTCAATCTCAGTTCCAAAACAATTGACTCGTTCAGAGAAAAGATTAAACACAAAATGAACTTCAGTAATTCATCCGAATTGGTTCAATTCGCAATCAAATGGGTAAATCTTAATAATATCTCCTGA